Proteins from a single region of Solidesulfovibrio fructosivorans JJ]:
- a CDS encoding iron-containing alcohol dehydrogenase has product MAVQEQVYGFFIPSVTLIGIGAAKQIPDKIKALGGSKPLLVTDKGVVAAGICKQVTDLLDAASMPYVIYDETVPNPTDKNVADGVDIYKKNGCDSLITLGGGSSHDCGKGIGLLISNGGKIHDYEGIDKATKPLMPYLAVNTTAGTGSEMTRFAVITDTSRHVKMAIADWRITAGIAIDDPVLMVGMPPALTAATGMDALTHSVEAYVSTIANPMTDACAVESIKLVFKYLRKAVANGQDLEAREGMCFAQYLGGMAFNNASLGYVHAMAHQLGGFYNLPHGECNALLLPHVEQFNLIAKVEKFAEMARIMGENTDGMSPRDAAELCLKAIRQLSTDVGIPATLVDLGKRYGKDVKASDIPTMTANAQKDICKFTNPRCATDKDVAAIYTGAL; this is encoded by the coding sequence ATGGCAGTTCAGGAACAAGTCTACGGTTTCTTCATCCCCAGCGTGACGTTGATCGGCATTGGCGCAGCCAAGCAGATTCCCGACAAGATCAAGGCCCTCGGCGGCAGTAAGCCGCTTCTGGTCACGGACAAGGGCGTCGTGGCCGCCGGCATCTGCAAGCAGGTGACCGACCTTCTCGACGCCGCGTCCATGCCCTACGTCATTTATGACGAGACCGTGCCCAACCCCACGGATAAAAACGTCGCCGACGGCGTCGACATCTACAAGAAAAACGGCTGCGACAGCCTCATCACCCTGGGCGGCGGCTCGTCCCACGACTGCGGCAAGGGCATTGGGCTTCTCATCTCCAACGGCGGCAAGATCCACGACTACGAGGGCATCGACAAGGCCACCAAGCCGCTGATGCCCTACCTGGCCGTCAACACCACCGCCGGCACGGGGTCGGAAATGACCCGGTTCGCGGTCATCACCGACACGTCGCGCCACGTGAAGATGGCCATCGCCGATTGGCGCATCACCGCCGGCATCGCCATCGACGACCCGGTGCTCATGGTGGGCATGCCCCCGGCCCTGACAGCCGCCACGGGCATGGACGCCCTGACCCACTCGGTGGAAGCCTATGTCTCCACCATCGCCAATCCCATGACCGACGCCTGCGCCGTGGAGTCGATCAAGCTGGTCTTCAAGTACCTGCGCAAGGCCGTGGCCAACGGCCAGGACCTGGAAGCCCGCGAAGGCATGTGCTTCGCCCAGTACCTCGGCGGCATGGCGTTTAACAACGCGAGCCTCGGCTACGTCCACGCCATGGCCCACCAGCTCGGCGGCTTCTACAACCTGCCCCACGGCGAATGCAACGCGCTGCTCCTGCCCCATGTGGAGCAGTTCAACCTGATCGCCAAGGTCGAGAAGTTCGCCGAGATGGCGCGCATCATGGGCGAGAACACCGACGGCATGTCCCCGCGCGACGCGGCCGAACTGTGCCTCAAGGCCATCCGCCAGCTGTCGACCGACGTCGGCATCCCGGCCACCCTGGTCGATCTCGGCAAGCGCTACGGCAAGGACGTCAAGGCCAGCGACATCCCGACCATGACCGCCAATGCCCAGAAGGACATCTGCAAGTTCACCAATCCGCGTTGCGCCACGGACAAGGACGTGGCCGCCATTTACACCGGCGCGCTGTAA
- a CDS encoding response regulator, which produces MSEKKSVLVVDDTPDNIFILREILAPEFTVLAARNGPEALEVATNVPRPDCILLDVLMPGMDGYEVCRRLKAMDITRRIPVLFVTTLDDVRDETRGLELGAVDFITKPVRPPVVLARVRTHLRLKAYQDGLEREVRRRTREVVRTQDVAILSLAALAESRDNELAGHFQRTQRVARLLARKMELLPAYADFFRATSIDVLYKSIPLHDVGKVATPDNILLKPGKLTPEEFEIMKLHTVHGRDILARAEKFLGHDSFLRQARDIAYTHHEHWDGTGYPEGLAAEAIPIPGRVMAVVDVYDALISKRVYKDPIPHAKALEIIAGGGGTHFDPAIVAIFLDQEDRIREIARAHADCDAERQALAPDVPL; this is translated from the coding sequence ATGAGTGAGAAAAAAAGTGTTCTCGTGGTCGACGACACCCCGGACAACATCTTCATCCTGCGGGAGATCCTCGCGCCGGAATTCACCGTGCTGGCGGCGCGGAACGGTCCCGAGGCCCTGGAGGTCGCCACGAACGTGCCTCGGCCGGACTGCATCCTGCTCGACGTCCTCATGCCGGGCATGGACGGGTACGAGGTCTGCCGCCGGCTCAAGGCCATGGACATCACGCGGCGTATCCCTGTGCTGTTCGTGACCACCCTCGACGACGTCCGCGACGAGACCCGGGGCCTGGAACTCGGGGCCGTGGACTTCATCACCAAGCCGGTGCGCCCCCCCGTGGTGCTGGCCCGGGTGCGCACCCACCTGCGCCTCAAAGCGTATCAGGACGGCCTGGAGCGGGAAGTGCGGCGGCGGACCAGGGAGGTGGTGCGCACCCAGGACGTGGCCATCCTGAGTCTGGCCGCCCTGGCCGAATCGCGGGACAACGAACTGGCCGGCCACTTTCAGCGCACCCAGCGCGTGGCCCGGCTTTTGGCCAGGAAGATGGAACTGTTGCCCGCCTATGCCGATTTCTTCCGCGCCACGTCCATCGACGTCCTCTACAAGTCCATTCCGCTGCACGACGTGGGCAAGGTGGCCACTCCCGACAACATCCTGCTCAAGCCCGGCAAGCTCACGCCCGAGGAATTCGAAATTATGAAGCTGCATACGGTGCACGGCCGCGATATCCTGGCCCGGGCCGAAAAATTTCTGGGTCACGATTCGTTTCTGCGCCAGGCCCGCGACATCGCCTACACCCACCACGAACACTGGGACGGGACCGGTTATCCCGAGGGGCTGGCCGCCGAGGCCATCCCCATCCCCGGGCGCGTCATGGCTGTGGTGGACGTCTATGACGCGCTTATCAGCAAGCGTGTTTACAAGGACCCGATACCCCATGCGAAGGCGCTGGAAATCATCGCGGGGGGCGGGGGAACCCATTTCGACCCGGCCATTGTCGCTATTTTCCTCGACCAGGAAGATCGGATTCGTGAAATCGCCCGCGCCCATGCCGACTGCGACGCGGAACGCCAGGCCCTGGCCCCGGATGTTCCCCTGTAA
- a CDS encoding sigma-54-dependent Fis family transcriptional regulator translates to MERTVYPPLSQNHMDSITSQWRRFQAGDPVDAKMVRPMIHASWRRCRDRRLPAGDMPLCPIDAMSLTLASARNRDLVESAKHLMDKLVLSIHMSKSVVTLVDTEGLVLHASATSQDLENVPYGVPGRRCDEETIGTNGMGLCIIEKRPVHVIASEHYNASLHYLSCAAAPIRGVAGELVGALNLAINTENFHQHTLGLVEAAAHAIEEHLRLRSLVRNQKVILELLDDGVIVLGSDGTIASVNRQACDMLGLDDSRAAGGNIRDYLADGAVLDSILTCRTPFYDREITFQLKEGRLSCALSCAPFGDFGVILTLREARRMRKYAARVAGAKAVYTFENIVGNAAPLHEALRLARVASQSEATTLLLGESGTGKELFAQAIHNASSRRKGPFVVVNCGALPRNLVQSELFGYVAGAFSGALKEGSPGKFELADGGTLFLDEIGEMPLEAQVSLLRLLQESEVTRLGGKQAKRIDVRIIAATNKDLPTAVRDKAFRGDLYYRLNVLTISIPPLRQRPGDAALLTRVFLEKFAATLGKNHIRISREALDALEAYPWPGNVRELENCIERLVNIAPSDCIDIADLPQNIWADMARGPRGKSGEASMSLKRMQKALILETLRETGGNFRRTSSILNISRTTLYTKLKQYGIAADTFRAS, encoded by the coding sequence ATGGAACGCACCGTCTATCCCCCCCTGTCCCAAAACCACATGGACAGCATCACGTCGCAATGGCGGCGCTTCCAGGCCGGCGATCCGGTCGACGCGAAAATGGTGCGGCCCATGATCCACGCCTCGTGGCGACGCTGCCGGGACCGGCGTCTTCCGGCCGGGGACATGCCGCTTTGCCCCATCGACGCCATGTCCCTGACGCTTGCCTCGGCCCGAAACCGCGACCTGGTGGAAAGCGCCAAACACCTCATGGACAAGCTCGTGCTGTCCATCCACATGTCCAAAAGCGTGGTGACCCTGGTCGACACCGAGGGGCTGGTGCTGCACGCCTCGGCCACGAGCCAGGACCTGGAGAACGTGCCTTACGGCGTGCCGGGACGGCGCTGCGACGAGGAAACCATCGGCACCAACGGCATGGGCCTTTGCATCATCGAAAAACGCCCCGTCCACGTCATCGCCTCGGAGCATTACAACGCCTCGCTGCATTACCTGAGCTGCGCCGCCGCGCCCATCCGGGGCGTTGCCGGGGAGCTTGTCGGCGCGCTGAACCTGGCCATCAACACCGAGAACTTCCACCAGCACACCCTGGGGCTGGTGGAAGCCGCCGCCCACGCCATTGAGGAGCACCTGCGGCTGCGAAGCCTGGTGCGCAACCAGAAGGTCATCCTGGAGCTGCTCGACGACGGCGTCATCGTGCTCGGCAGCGACGGGACCATCGCCAGCGTCAACCGGCAGGCCTGCGACATGCTCGGCCTGGACGACAGCCGGGCGGCCGGCGGCAACATCCGCGACTATCTGGCCGACGGCGCGGTCCTGGACTCCATCCTGACCTGCCGCACGCCCTTCTACGACCGGGAAATCACCTTCCAACTCAAGGAAGGCCGGCTGTCCTGCGCCCTTTCCTGCGCCCCCTTCGGCGATTTCGGCGTGATCCTGACCCTGCGCGAGGCCCGGCGCATGCGCAAATATGCCGCCCGGGTGGCCGGGGCCAAGGCGGTCTATACGTTCGAAAACATCGTGGGCAACGCCGCGCCCCTGCACGAGGCCCTACGCCTGGCCAGGGTCGCGTCCCAGAGCGAGGCCACGACGCTTTTGCTCGGCGAATCCGGCACCGGCAAGGAACTCTTCGCCCAGGCCATCCACAACGCCAGCAGCCGGCGCAAAGGTCCCTTCGTGGTGGTCAACTGCGGCGCGCTGCCGCGAAACCTGGTGCAAAGCGAGCTGTTCGGCTACGTGGCCGGGGCGTTTTCCGGGGCGCTCAAGGAAGGCAGCCCCGGCAAGTTCGAGCTGGCCGACGGCGGCACGCTCTTTCTCGACGAGATCGGGGAAATGCCGCTCGAAGCCCAGGTGAGCCTCTTGCGCCTGCTCCAGGAAAGCGAGGTCACCCGCCTTGGCGGCAAGCAGGCCAAGCGCATCGACGTGCGCATCATCGCCGCCACCAACAAGGACCTGCCCACGGCCGTGCGCGACAAGGCCTTTCGCGGCGACCTCTATTACCGCCTCAACGTGCTGACCATAAGCATCCCCCCGCTGCGCCAGCGCCCGGGAGACGCGGCGCTTCTGACCCGGGTGTTTCTGGAAAAATTCGCCGCGACGCTGGGCAAAAACCACATCCGGATTTCCCGGGAAGCCCTGGACGCCCTGGAAGCCTACCCCTGGCCGGGCAATGTCCGGGAGCTCGAAAACTGCATCGAGCGGCTGGTCAATATCGCCCCAAGCGACTGCATCGACATCGCCGACCTGCCCCAGAACATCTGGGCCGACATGGCCCGCGGGCCGCGCGGCAAATCCGGCGAAGCCTCCATGTCCTTGAAGCGCATGCAAAAGGCCCTGATCCTCGAGACCCTGCGCGAAACCGGAGGCAACTTCCGCCGCACCTCCTCCATCCTCAACATCTCCCGCACCACGCTCTACACCAAGCTCAAGCAGTACGGCATCGCGGCGGACACCTTTCGGGCGTCCTAA
- a CDS encoding response regulator: MHRRTVVHFLEKPDVETLNEVKASYLLFAKDNPQYDQLRLLTKEGQEILRINNKDGQPWIVPGNELQIKSDRFYFKNSVDLSLGKIYTSPLDLNMEFGKLELPYKPMLRLAAPLRNAKGEVDAVLVLNYLGDVLLKKLHNRLEFAGQTVMLLNQDGYWLHGGGENDWAFMFPERVAHTFEASHPELWRVINATPSGQVLGPDGLYTFATIVLTPDRLPGSDVHRGEVPEQYRQTWKVVSLTPNAVLAQVRWRQWPLYASASALVLLLAVIGAYLHASRMLERQDAAQALAVSEARFRGLVETSPDLIWETDMDGVVTYASPRAAELFGEPPNALVGKKMAQFIPPAGDAPEDTPETWEATLPGAGEGGGKALEVSCVPRRTPEGEALGRRGVARDITERKNAQCLLDAARQEAVRANQAKSEFLARMSHEIRTPLNAVIGMSHLALKTELTPRQEDYLTKIRSSADTLLAVINDILDYSKIEAGRFVIERIPFDLDAVLGNVVDIMGPGAAEKQLEFLLSVGDDVPSWLVGDPLRLGQVLLNLVGNAVKFTDSGEVLVEVRLEKAVADAARLRFAVRDTGIGMTPEQKHNLFRPFAQADGSISRRYGGTGLGLSICHRLVELMGGNLAVESVSGQGSEFYFSLTLPVSQEGKTGCTDNDEALAGMHVLVVDDNASSRQIFSDILLSLRFSVTTAGSGEEALRALAREDQNIRVVLLDWKMPGMDGTACARHIRAMSLPRRPAIVMVTAFGREEVRREAENVGVDAFLLKPVGRSVLFNTLAAVVGVAARDGPCRVRPFDASADGAERLAAARGARILLVEDNEINQQVARELLEGGGLEVAVAEDGERAVAMVEAGAYAAVLMDVQMPVMDGLEATRRIRANPAHATLPIIAMTAHAMDQDRRKTLDAGMNDHIGKPIDPAELYATLARWLLPAGDAAGAEPARPAPEAPLPANADERPRLDARLGLSRVRSNERLYRKLLGEFPEKCSGIAAAISERLQAGDTAVARREAHTLKGVAGNIGAMALYAVAADVEACVRDRPEQCADLIEGLDRELAATVGEIAEYLDTKPPQDVLEANDEPLSRDALRDLVGELRDALAHSDTKALDVFAALAPEARRIDPDTAAALSEDLRKLDFKAARTDADRLRDRLEAKERGDAS; this comes from the coding sequence ATGCATAGGAGGACGGTTGTCCATTTCTTGGAGAAACCTGATGTTGAAACGCTCAATGAAGTCAAAGCGTCTTATCTGCTTTTTGCCAAGGACAATCCGCAATACGATCAATTGCGTCTGCTCACCAAGGAAGGTCAGGAGATACTGCGCATCAACAACAAGGATGGACAACCGTGGATCGTTCCTGGCAACGAACTTCAAATAAAATCCGACCGGTTCTATTTCAAGAATTCCGTCGATCTCTCCCTAGGCAAGATCTATACGTCTCCCCTCGATCTGAATATGGAATTCGGAAAACTGGAGTTGCCGTACAAGCCCATGTTGCGGCTCGCCGCGCCGCTTCGCAATGCCAAAGGCGAAGTGGATGCTGTGTTGGTTCTCAATTACCTGGGCGACGTGCTGCTCAAAAAACTGCACAACCGACTGGAATTCGCCGGGCAGACCGTGATGCTGCTCAACCAGGACGGTTACTGGCTGCACGGCGGCGGGGAAAACGACTGGGCCTTCATGTTTCCGGAACGCGTCGCCCACACCTTCGAGGCCAGCCACCCCGAACTGTGGCGCGTCATCAATGCCACGCCCTCGGGCCAGGTATTGGGACCGGACGGCCTTTACACCTTCGCCACCATCGTGCTCACGCCGGACAGGCTGCCGGGTTCCGATGTCCATCGTGGCGAGGTGCCCGAGCAATACCGGCAGACCTGGAAAGTGGTGTCCCTGACGCCGAACGCCGTTCTGGCCCAGGTCCGCTGGAGGCAGTGGCCCCTGTACGCCAGCGCCTCGGCGCTGGTGCTGCTTTTGGCCGTCATCGGGGCCTATCTGCACGCCAGCCGCATGCTGGAGCGGCAGGACGCCGCGCAGGCCCTCGCCGTCAGCGAGGCGCGTTTTCGCGGCCTGGTCGAAACTTCGCCCGATCTGATCTGGGAAACGGATATGGACGGCGTGGTCACCTACGCCAGTCCGCGCGCGGCCGAACTTTTCGGCGAGCCCCCGAATGCGCTCGTGGGCAAGAAAATGGCGCAGTTCATTCCTCCCGCCGGCGACGCCCCGGAGGACACGCCCGAGACCTGGGAGGCGACGCTTCCCGGTGCGGGGGAGGGCGGCGGGAAGGCGCTCGAGGTCAGCTGCGTGCCCAGACGCACGCCCGAGGGCGAGGCGCTCGGCCGCAGGGGCGTGGCCCGGGACATCACCGAACGCAAAAACGCCCAGTGCCTCCTCGATGCGGCCCGGCAGGAGGCGGTGCGGGCCAACCAGGCCAAAAGCGAATTCCTGGCCCGCATGAGCCACGAAATCCGCACGCCGCTCAACGCCGTCATCGGCATGAGCCACTTGGCGCTCAAAACCGAGCTGACGCCCAGGCAGGAGGACTACCTGACCAAAATCCGCTCCTCCGCCGACACCCTGCTCGCCGTCATCAACGACATCCTGGATTATTCCAAGATCGAGGCCGGGCGGTTCGTCATCGAGCGCATCCCCTTCGACCTCGACGCCGTGCTCGGCAACGTCGTCGACATCATGGGCCCGGGGGCCGCCGAAAAGCAGCTCGAATTCCTGCTGTCCGTGGGCGACGACGTGCCGTCCTGGCTGGTCGGCGACCCGTTGCGCCTGGGCCAGGTGCTGCTCAACCTCGTCGGCAACGCCGTCAAGTTCACCGACTCCGGCGAAGTCCTCGTGGAGGTGCGCCTGGAGAAGGCGGTGGCCGATGCGGCGCGCTTGCGTTTTGCCGTGCGCGACACGGGCATCGGCATGACGCCGGAGCAGAAACATAACCTGTTTCGCCCGTTTGCCCAGGCGGACGGTTCGATTTCGCGCCGGTACGGCGGCACGGGGCTGGGACTCAGCATCTGCCACCGGCTGGTCGAACTCATGGGCGGCAACCTGGCCGTGGAGAGCGTTTCCGGCCAGGGCAGCGAGTTTTATTTCAGCCTCACCTTGCCGGTGTCCCAGGAAGGAAAAACGGGGTGCACGGACAACGACGAGGCCCTGGCCGGAATGCACGTGCTCGTTGTGGACGACAACGCCAGTTCGCGCCAGATCTTCAGCGATATCCTGCTTTCGCTGCGTTTCAGCGTGACCACGGCGGGAAGCGGCGAGGAAGCGTTGCGCGCGCTTGCGCGCGAAGACCAGAACATCCGGGTGGTCCTGCTCGACTGGAAGATGCCTGGCATGGACGGCACCGCCTGCGCCAGGCACATCCGGGCCATGTCGCTGCCGCGCCGGCCGGCCATCGTCATGGTGACAGCCTTCGGGCGCGAGGAGGTGCGGCGCGAGGCCGAGAACGTCGGCGTCGACGCCTTTTTGCTCAAGCCCGTGGGCCGTTCCGTGCTGTTCAACACCCTGGCCGCCGTGGTCGGGGTCGCCGCCCGTGACGGCCCCTGTCGCGTACGGCCGTTCGACGCCTCGGCGGACGGGGCCGAACGGCTGGCGGCCGCGCGTGGGGCGCGGATTCTTTTGGTGGAGGACAACGAGATCAACCAGCAGGTGGCGCGGGAGCTGCTCGAAGGGGGCGGCCTGGAGGTCGCGGTGGCCGAGGACGGGGAGCGGGCCGTGGCCATGGTGGAGGCCGGCGCTTACGCGGCCGTGCTCATGGACGTGCAGATGCCGGTGATGGACGGGTTGGAAGCCACCCGCCGTATCCGCGCCAACCCCGCCCATGCGACCCTGCCGATCATCGCCATGACCGCCCACGCCATGGACCAGGATCGCCGCAAGACCCTGGACGCGGGCATGAACGACCATATCGGCAAGCCCATCGATCCGGCGGAACTCTATGCCACCCTGGCCCGCTGGCTGCTCCCGGCGGGCGATGCCGCCGGGGCGGAGCCGGCGCGGCCGGCTCCGGAAGCGCCGTTGCCGGCGAACGCGGACGAACGGCCCCGCCTCGACGCGCGCCTGGGGCTTTCGCGCGTGCGGTCCAACGAACGCCTGTACCGCAAGCTCCTTGGGGAATTTCCGGAGAAATGCAGCGGCATCGCCGCCGCGATCAGCGAGCGCCTGCAGGCGGGGGATACGGCCGTGGCGCGCCGGGAGGCCCATACCCTCAAGGGCGTTGCCGGCAATATCGGGGCCATGGCGCTTTATGCCGTCGCCGCGGACGTCGAGGCCTGCGTGCGGGACAGGCCCGAGCAATGCGCCGACCTGATCGAGGGGCTCGACAGGGAACTCGCCGCGACGGTGGGAGAAATCGCCGAGTACCTCGACACGAAGCCGCCGCAGGACGTTTTGGAGGCGAACGACGAACCGTTGTCCCGGGACGCCTTGCGTGATCTGGTCGGGGAGTTGCGCGACGCCCTGGCCCATAGCGACACCAAGGCCCTGGATGTGTTTGCCGCCTTGGCGCCCGAAGCCCGCCGCATCGACCCCGACACGGCCGCCGCCTTGTCCGAGGATTTGCGCAAGCTCGATTTCAAGGCCGCCCGGACCGACGCCGACAGGCTGCGGGACCGGCTGGAGGCAAAGGAACGGGGCGACGCGTCCTAG
- a CDS encoding response regulator: MPAITEDKLHRIKWIYALALGFVALTLIASSLLLQHAISLEQSDSRIINLSGRQRMLSQRITKCVLAMGLPDGDGTNDQYVAQLRQAVEEWTTAQAGLQYGDARLGLPARENSAVIQALFRQITPYHERMVAAAEGLLRAAEAHGLTPQRARETAASMLADEPYFLSLMDTITFRFDAEASQRIRFLQRLELVVLGCGLLVLFLEYLLVFRPTVGRMTGMLTALRRQGEQLREANAKLRDSLDESIRLAELAKAADKAKSEFLARMSHEIRTPLNAVIGMSHLLLKTRLTPKQEDYLAKIRSSADTLLRVINDILDFSKIEAGGLTIERIPFDLETVLGDVVNIMSLGAAEKQLEFLLSVEDDVPFGLVGDPLRLGQVLLNLVGNAVKFTESGEVLLEVRRQPSTSQNARLRFAVRDTGVGLTAEQQEGLFRPFSQADESISRRYGGTGLGLSISQRLVALMGGDLEVRSVPGEGSEFFFSLDLPLSEVRAKPFQSDAAALAGMGIMVVDDNPTSLRILADMLRSMRFSVTTATGGEEALRLLEGAESDVRIVLLDWKMPGMDGMECARRIRALALPRPPAVIIVTAYGREEIRHNAENAGVDGFLLKPVGRSVLFDTIAMTVGPADMLKTGGAAGEREPLPEVLRGRRVLVVEDNAINQQVARELLEQAGLSVDVAGDGEHALRLLARERYAAVLMDVQMPVMDGLETARRIRSDPAFADLPVIAMTAHALARDREASLAAGMNDHIGKPVDPRELYAVLARWMAPGGDTAGSGPSSAVAAPPPDGPEDAAVLLDTRLGLSRVRGNEALYRRLLRQFTKKFSEISGAVQKGPVDGQLSEARREAHSLKGVAGNIGAKALYAAAQELEDCLRSPLADCRDAGERCQRALTAVNARIEQILAAPVGAERPTGEGPDPRPTDVASGLDALLGLLARNDTQALATYERLAGVLGGLAPDEAAALGVALRQFDFREARRLGEELRVSLRAPGVSHE, encoded by the coding sequence ATGCCCGCCATTACAGAAGACAAGCTCCACCGCATCAAATGGATTTACGCCCTGGCCCTGGGATTTGTCGCCCTGACCCTCATCGCTTCCTCTTTGCTGTTGCAGCATGCCATCAGCCTGGAGCAAAGCGATTCCCGGATCATCAACCTGTCCGGGCGGCAGCGCATGCTGAGCCAGCGCATCACGAAATGCGTCCTGGCCATGGGCCTGCCCGATGGGGACGGGACTAACGACCAGTACGTCGCCCAGTTGCGCCAAGCCGTGGAGGAATGGACGACGGCCCAGGCGGGCCTGCAGTACGGCGATGCGCGGCTGGGGCTTCCGGCCAGGGAGAATTCCGCCGTCATCCAAGCCTTGTTTCGGCAGATCACCCCGTACCACGAGCGCATGGTGGCCGCCGCCGAAGGGTTGCTGCGGGCCGCCGAGGCTCATGGGCTCACGCCGCAACGCGCGCGGGAGACGGCCGCCTCCATGTTGGCCGACGAGCCGTATTTCCTCTCGCTCATGGACACCATCACCTTCCGCTTCGACGCGGAAGCCTCCCAGCGCATCCGGTTCCTGCAACGCCTGGAGCTGGTGGTTCTGGGCTGCGGCCTGCTCGTGCTTTTTCTGGAATACCTGCTCGTTTTCCGTCCGACGGTCGGGCGCATGACAGGCATGCTGACCGCCCTGCGACGCCAGGGCGAGCAGTTGCGGGAGGCCAACGCCAAGCTGCGCGACTCCCTTGACGAGTCGATCCGCCTCGCCGAACTGGCCAAGGCCGCCGACAAGGCCAAAAGCGAGTTTCTGGCCCGCATGAGCCACGAGATACGCACGCCGCTCAATGCCGTCATCGGCATGAGCCATTTGCTGCTCAAAACCAGGCTTACGCCCAAGCAGGAGGATTATCTCGCCAAGATCCGTTCCTCCGCCGACACCTTGTTGCGGGTCATCAACGACATCCTGGATTTTTCCAAGATCGAGGCCGGCGGCCTGACCATAGAACGCATTCCCTTTGACCTCGAAACCGTGCTCGGCGACGTGGTCAACATCATGAGCCTCGGGGCGGCGGAAAAGCAGCTCGAATTCCTGCTGTCCGTGGAGGACGACGTCCCCTTCGGTCTGGTGGGCGATCCGTTGCGCCTGGGACAGGTGTTGCTCAACCTCGTCGGCAACGCCGTCAAGTTCACCGAATCCGGGGAGGTGCTTCTGGAGGTGCGGCGGCAGCCCTCCACCTCCCAAAACGCGCGGCTGCGCTTTGCCGTGCGCGACACGGGGGTAGGGCTTACGGCGGAACAGCAGGAAGGCCTGTTCCGTCCGTTTTCCCAGGCCGACGAATCGATTTCGCGCCGCTACGGCGGCACGGGCCTGGGGCTCAGCATCAGCCAGCGGCTGGTGGCGCTCATGGGCGGCGACCTCGAGGTGCGAAGCGTGCCCGGGGAGGGTAGCGAATTTTTCTTCAGCCTCGACCTGCCGCTCTCCGAGGTCCGGGCCAAACCGTTCCAGTCCGACGCCGCCGCCCTGGCCGGCATGGGGATCATGGTGGTGGACGACAACCCCACTTCGCTCCGCATTCTCGCCGACATGCTGCGGTCCATGCGTTTTTCCGTGACCACGGCGACGGGCGGCGAGGAAGCCCTGCGCCTGCTCGAGGGGGCGGAATCGGATGTCCGCATCGTGCTGCTCGACTGGAAGATGCCCGGCATGGACGGCATGGAGTGCGCCCGGCGCATCCGGGCCCTGGCGCTGCCCAGGCCGCCGGCGGTCATTATCGTGACGGCCTACGGGCGGGAGGAGATCCGGCACAACGCGGAAAACGCCGGCGTGGACGGTTTTCTGCTCAAGCCCGTGGGGCGTTCCGTGCTTTTCGACACCATCGCCATGACCGTCGGCCCGGCGGATATGCTCAAGACCGGAGGGGCGGCGGGGGAGCGGGAGCCGCTACCCGAGGTCCTGCGCGGCCGGCGGGTGCTCGTGGTGGAGGACAATGCCATCAACCAGCAGGTGGCGCGCGAACTGCTCGAACAGGCCGGGCTCTCCGTCGACGTGGCCGGCGACGGGGAACATGCCCTGCGTCTGCTTGCCCGCGAACGCTATGCGGCGGTGCTCATGGACGTGCAGATGCCGGTGATGGACGGTCTGGAAACCGCCCGCCGCATCCGGTCCGACCCGGCCTTCGCCGACCTGCCGGTCATCGCCATGACCGCCCACGCCCTGGCGCGGGATCGTGAGGCCTCCCTGGCGGCGGGCATGAACGACCATATCGGCAAGCCGGTCGATCCCCGGGAGCTGTACGCAGTCCTGGCCCGCTGGATGGCCCCGGGCGGAGACACGGCCGGGAGCGGTCCGTCGTCCGCCGTGGCCGCGCCCCCGCCGGACGGGCCGGAGGATGCGGCTGTTCTGCTCGATACGCGTCTGGGCTTGTCGCGGGTGCGCGGCAACGAAGCGCTCTATCGCCGGCTGCTGCGGCAATTTACGAAGAAATTCAGCGAAATCTCGGGAGCTGTGCAAAAAGGGCCGGTCGACGGGCAACTCTCGGAAGCGCGCCGGGAGGCCCATAGCCTCAAAGGCGTGGCCGGCAACATCGGGGCCAAGGCCCTCTATGCCGCCGCCCAGGAGCTGGAGGACTGCCTGCGCAGCCCTCTGGCGGATTGCCGGGACGCCGGCGAGCGGTGCCAGCGCGCCTTGACGGCGGTCAACGCGCGCATCGAGCAAATACTGGCCGCCCCGGTCGGCGCGGAGCGCCCGACAGGGGAGGGGCCGGACCCGCGCCCCACGGATGTCGCGTCGGGACTGGACGCGCTTCTGGGGCTTCTGGCCCGCAACGACACCCAGGCCCTGGCCACCTACGAACGCTTGGCCGGCGTCCTGGGCGGGCTTGCCCCGGACGAGGCCGCCGCCTTGGGCGTGGCCCTGCGCCAGTTCGATTTCCGCGAAGCCAGACGCCTGGGCGAGGAATTGCGCGTGTCGCTGCGCGCTCCGGGTGTATCGCATGAGTGA